A genomic window from Candidatus Kouleothrix ribensis includes:
- a CDS encoding LPXTG cell wall anchor domain-containing protein, which translates to MRLRRKIGSALAACGIVLIISGVGALPALGAEPQIVALQPSPRPAIEPVGQAGGNGVQMGHVTGTVIDQRTGAPAPGITVRVGDATVTTDANGNYDHWVAVGAYTVALSLSPAQGEAVQGAVTVTIQPNSATIQHLSFISPAPATSVVAGAPAAAPKLVPTVHADAAPTPAVDAPKRLPRTGSEGSPAWMWLAAGMLLLMAGSVVGFAPVINGRSAAALLRTQVANVAFLRTLLAQPPVDEFLTALIERHERNAR; encoded by the coding sequence ATGAGACTACGGCGAAAAATTGGTAGCGCACTGGCTGCCTGCGGTATTGTGCTGATCATCTCTGGGGTTGGCGCGCTGCCTGCGCTAGGCGCCGAACCACAGATTGTGGCACTACAGCCCTCGCCCCGCCCGGCGATCGAGCCGGTTGGCCAGGCCGGTGGTAATGGTGTGCAGATGGGCCACGTGACTGGCACCGTGATCGACCAGCGTACCGGCGCGCCGGCGCCTGGTATCACAGTGCGCGTGGGCGACGCGACGGTGACCACCGATGCGAACGGTAACTATGATCACTGGGTGGCGGTGGGTGCCTACACGGTGGCGCTGAGCTTATCGCCGGCGCAGGGCGAGGCAGTGCAGGGCGCGGTCACTGTGACGATCCAGCCCAATAGTGCGACTATTCAGCACCTGAGCTTCATCAGCCCGGCGCCGGCTACGAGCGTGGTGGCCGGCGCGCCGGCAGCCGCGCCCAAGCTCGTGCCGACTGTACACGCCGATGCGGCGCCTACGCCGGCAGTGGACGCGCCCAAACGGCTGCCGCGCACTGGCTCGGAAGGTAGCCCGGCCTGGATGTGGCTGGCGGCCGGCATGCTGCTGCTGATGGCGGGCAGTGTGGTTGGTTTCGCGCCGGTGATTAACGGCCGTTCGGCTGCGGCGCTGCTGCGTACCCAGGTGGCCAACGTGGCATTTCTGCGAACACTGCTGGCCCAGCCGCCAGTCGACGAGTTCCTGACAGCCCTGATCGAGCGGCACGAGCGCAACGCCAGGTAA
- a CDS encoding DEAD/DEAH box helicase, which produces MPLHQRGLDELFAELEEAEDGLLDATLDDQPAHEPLPGAADEADLAGGFRTKLALTPRPYQDDALAAWLAADGRGVVVLPTGAGKTVLALMAIARLGLRTVVVVPTIELLYQWRDAVIERLGVATSNVGVVGDGRRELRPITIITYASAAMPDAPIVGSGLLICDEAHHLPSPSYSGIPARCGAPYRLGITATPERSDSAERALYSLLGPLVYQRTPAELSAEGHLAKFREQRIYVTLQPEEALRYAALTTEWKWFIARNRSMLARGGDFFGELIRRSGSDPAARQALRAHHQARMIALNAEAKLGEVARLLAAHRPDKVLVFSEYTLLVDTISRTLALPSITYRTAPDERKRTLQAFRNGAYSKLVAGRVLNEGVDVPDANVAIVVSGNSTAREHIQRLGRVIRPKQSEAVLYELVTRYTSEVGAARKRRSPATKSAKPAPGAAGEHEA; this is translated from the coding sequence ATGCCACTACACCAACGCGGGCTGGACGAGCTGTTTGCCGAGCTAGAGGAGGCTGAGGATGGACTACTTGATGCGACGCTGGACGACCAACCGGCGCATGAGCCGCTGCCTGGCGCTGCCGACGAGGCCGATCTGGCCGGGGGCTTTCGCACGAAGCTGGCACTTACGCCGCGGCCCTACCAGGACGACGCGCTGGCTGCCTGGCTCGCGGCCGACGGTCGCGGTGTCGTCGTGCTGCCCACCGGAGCCGGCAAAACCGTACTCGCACTGATGGCGATTGCGCGGCTGGGCCTGCGCACAGTGGTGGTAGTGCCGACGATCGAGCTGCTCTACCAGTGGCGCGACGCAGTCATCGAGCGGCTTGGCGTGGCCACCAGTAATGTCGGCGTGGTTGGCGACGGGCGGCGCGAGCTGCGGCCGATCACCATCATCACCTATGCCTCGGCGGCCATGCCCGACGCGCCGATCGTCGGCAGCGGCCTGCTGATCTGCGACGAAGCGCATCACCTGCCCTCACCTTCCTACAGCGGCATCCCGGCGCGCTGCGGAGCGCCCTACCGGCTGGGCATCACCGCCACGCCCGAGCGCAGCGACAGCGCCGAGCGCGCGCTCTATAGCCTGCTGGGGCCGCTGGTCTACCAGCGCACGCCGGCCGAGCTTTCGGCCGAGGGGCACCTGGCCAAATTCCGCGAGCAGCGCATCTACGTCACGCTTCAGCCGGAAGAGGCGCTACGCTACGCCGCGCTGACGACCGAGTGGAAGTGGTTCATCGCGCGCAATCGCAGCATGCTCGCGCGCGGCGGCGACTTCTTTGGCGAGCTGATCCGCCGTAGCGGCAGCGACCCGGCGGCGCGCCAGGCCCTGCGCGCGCACCACCAGGCGCGCATGATCGCGCTGAACGCCGAGGCCAAGCTGGGCGAAGTGGCCCGGCTGCTGGCGGCCCACCGGCCCGATAAAGTGCTGGTATTCTCGGAATATACCCTGCTGGTCGACACGATCAGCCGCACGCTGGCGCTGCCGTCGATCACCTACCGCACCGCGCCCGACGAGCGCAAGCGCACGCTGCAGGCGTTTCGCAATGGCGCCTACTCGAAGCTGGTGGCTGGGCGTGTCTTGAACGAAGGGGTCGATGTGCCCGACGCGAATGTGGCGATCGTGGTTAGCGGCAACAGCACCGCGCGCGAACACATCCAGCGGCTCGGCCGGGTGATTCGCCCTAAACAGAGCGAGGCCGTGCTGTACGAACTCGTCACACGCTACACCAGCGAGGTAGGCGCCGCGCGCAAGCGCCGATCGCCGGCTACGAAGAGCGCCAAACCTGCGCCGGGCGCGGCGGGGGAGCACGAGGCGTAG
- the clpB gene encoding ATP-dependent chaperone ClpB, with amino-acid sequence MSFNTNRLTEKSIEAINAAQSLAERNGNSQVEPEHLLLALLEQGDGVVPQVLGKLNIAVGALAQQMRAELGKFPRVSGGSVQVGVSNRLRSVLVKAHDELAQFGDEYVSTEHLLLATLAHAGGAAERLLKQAGLDRARLMAALREVRGSQRVTSPNPEGTYAALDQYGRNLTDLARRGKLDPVIGRDEEIRRVIQILSRRTKNNPVLIGEPGVGKTAIVEGLAQRIVRGDVPEALKDRKVVSLDMGALIAGTKYRGEFEERLKAVLKEIHEREDIILFIDELHTVVGAGAAEGAMDAGNMLKPMLARGELRMVGATTLDEYRKHIEKDAALERRFQPIIVDQPSIEDTISILRGLKERYETHHGVRITDGAIVAAALLSERYIADRFLPDKAIDLIDEAAARLRMEITSDPQELDDLKRRMMQLEIEREALKKEKDSASKDRLARLEHELANLRERRNAVEAQLQREREVLGRIQKIKEQIDQTHVAIEAAQREYDYNKAAELQYGTLTRLERELGEAEAQLKGHDTTLLKQEVDSQDIAAIVSRWTGVPVSKLLEGEVEKLVKMEQRLHMRVIGQDEAVHAVANAVRRSRAGLQDPHKPLGSFLFLGPTGVGKTELARALAEFLFDDESAMIRLDMSEYMEKHTVARLIGAPPGYVGYEEGGQLTEAVRRKPYSVVLFDEVEKAHADVFNVLLQILDDGRLTDGHGRVVNFKNAVIIMTSNTGSVLIQELTREGVLEETIRERVMEEVRDEFRPEFLNRIDEIIVFHPLGRAQIGEIVEIQLGRLRTLLADRKLTLELTDAARARLSDEGYDPVYGARPLKRVIQQRLQNELALRLLQGEFRDGDTIEVGVDRSGVFTFAKAAVGEPALA; translated from the coding sequence ATGTCATTCAATACAAATCGTTTAACCGAAAAATCGATCGAGGCGATTAACGCCGCGCAGTCGCTCGCCGAGCGCAACGGCAACAGCCAGGTCGAGCCCGAGCATCTGCTGCTGGCGCTGCTCGAGCAGGGCGATGGTGTGGTGCCGCAGGTGCTTGGCAAGCTGAATATCGCCGTTGGCGCGCTGGCCCAGCAGATGCGCGCCGAGCTCGGTAAGTTCCCACGCGTCAGCGGCGGCAGTGTGCAGGTCGGCGTCTCGAATCGCCTGCGCAGTGTGCTGGTGAAGGCCCACGACGAGCTGGCCCAGTTCGGCGACGAGTATGTCAGCACCGAGCACCTGCTGCTGGCGACGCTGGCGCATGCCGGCGGCGCGGCCGAGCGCCTGCTGAAGCAGGCCGGCCTCGATCGTGCCCGGCTGATGGCCGCGCTGCGCGAGGTGCGCGGCAGCCAGCGCGTCACCAGCCCGAACCCCGAGGGCACCTACGCCGCGCTCGACCAGTACGGCCGCAACCTGACCGACCTGGCCCGCCGCGGCAAGCTCGACCCGGTGATCGGCCGCGACGAGGAGATCCGCCGCGTCATCCAGATCCTGAGCCGGCGCACCAAGAACAACCCGGTGCTGATCGGCGAGCCTGGCGTCGGCAAGACGGCGATTGTAGAGGGCCTGGCCCAGCGGATCGTGCGCGGCGATGTGCCCGAGGCGCTGAAAGATCGCAAGGTCGTGTCGCTCGATATGGGCGCGCTGATCGCCGGCACCAAGTATCGCGGCGAGTTCGAAGAGCGCCTCAAGGCCGTGCTGAAGGAGATCCACGAGCGTGAGGATATCATCCTGTTCATCGACGAGCTGCACACCGTGGTGGGCGCGGGCGCGGCCGAGGGCGCCATGGACGCCGGCAACATGCTCAAGCCGATGCTCGCGCGCGGCGAGCTGCGCATGGTCGGCGCAACCACACTCGACGAGTATCGCAAGCATATCGAGAAAGACGCCGCGCTCGAGCGGCGCTTCCAGCCAATTATCGTCGACCAGCCGAGCATCGAGGATACGATCTCGATCCTGCGCGGCCTGAAAGAGCGCTACGAAACCCATCACGGCGTGCGGATCACCGACGGCGCGATCGTGGCGGCGGCGCTGCTGTCCGAACGCTATATCGCCGATCGCTTCCTGCCCGATAAGGCGATCGACTTGATCGACGAGGCCGCCGCCCGGCTGCGCATGGAGATCACCTCCGACCCGCAGGAGCTCGACGACCTGAAGCGGCGCATGATGCAGCTCGAGATCGAGCGCGAGGCACTGAAGAAGGAGAAGGACAGCGCCAGCAAGGATCGGCTGGCACGCCTCGAGCACGAGCTGGCCAACCTGCGCGAGCGCCGCAACGCCGTCGAGGCCCAGCTCCAGCGCGAGCGCGAGGTGCTCGGGCGCATCCAGAAGATCAAAGAGCAGATCGACCAGACCCACGTGGCGATCGAGGCCGCGCAGCGCGAGTACGACTATAACAAAGCCGCCGAGCTGCAGTATGGCACGCTGACCAGGCTCGAGCGCGAGCTGGGCGAGGCCGAGGCCCAGCTCAAGGGCCACGATACCACCCTGCTCAAGCAGGAGGTCGACTCGCAAGACATCGCGGCGATCGTTTCGCGCTGGACCGGTGTGCCGGTGTCGAAGCTGCTCGAGGGCGAGGTCGAGAAGCTGGTCAAAATGGAGCAGCGCCTGCACATGCGCGTGATCGGCCAGGACGAGGCGGTTCATGCGGTGGCCAACGCCGTGCGCCGCTCGCGCGCCGGCCTGCAAGACCCACACAAACCGCTGGGTTCGTTTCTGTTCCTCGGGCCAACCGGCGTGGGCAAGACTGAGCTGGCGCGCGCGCTGGCCGAGTTCCTATTCGACGACGAGAGCGCCATGATCCGGCTGGATATGTCGGAGTATATGGAGAAACACACCGTCGCGCGGCTGATCGGCGCACCGCCCGGCTATGTCGGCTACGAAGAGGGCGGCCAGCTGACCGAGGCGGTGCGGCGCAAGCCCTACAGCGTGGTGCTGTTCGACGAGGTCGAGAAAGCGCACGCCGACGTGTTCAACGTGCTGCTGCAGATCCTCGACGACGGGCGCCTGACCGATGGCCACGGCCGGGTGGTTAATTTCAAGAATGCTGTCATCATTATGACAAGCAACACTGGCAGTGTGCTGATCCAGGAGCTCACGCGCGAGGGTGTGCTGGAAGAGACCATCCGCGAGCGCGTGATGGAGGAAGTGCGCGACGAGTTCCGGCCCGAGTTTCTGAACCGGATCGACGAGATCATCGTATTCCACCCGCTCGGCCGCGCGCAGATTGGCGAGATCGTCGAGATCCAGCTGGGGCGGCTACGCACGCTGCTGGCCGATCGCAAGCTGACGCTCGAGCTGACCGACGCGGCGCGGGCGCGCCTGAGCGACGAAGGCTACGACCCGGTGTACGGCGCGCGCCCGCTCAAGCGCGTGATCCAGCAGCGGCTCCAGAACGAGCTGGCGCTGCGCCTGCTGCAGGGCGAGTTCCGCGACGGCGACACAATTGAAGTTGGGGTCGATCGCAGCGGCGTCTTCACCTTCGCGAAGGCCGCAGTTGGTGAGCCAGCGCTGGCATAA
- a CDS encoding cyclic nucleotide-binding domain-containing protein codes for MTNPKVIDHLRRAEIFSGLVDDELRKVAELCHGLKVQAGRAIFKEGDSGDELYIILEGCVRVMINTRSADGTFAPSTINRLYPGQCFGEMILLNSAARSATIEAVDPTTLIVMHEADFRNLCEADPRIGYVVIRNLAQDLAFKLRSSNLLLRGQIRWQHDELGKLHSSS; via the coding sequence ATGACAAACCCAAAAGTCATCGATCACCTACGGCGCGCCGAGATCTTTAGCGGCCTGGTCGACGACGAGCTGCGCAAGGTAGCCGAGTTGTGCCATGGCCTCAAGGTACAGGCCGGCCGTGCGATCTTCAAAGAGGGCGACAGCGGCGATGAGCTGTATATCATTCTCGAGGGCTGCGTGCGCGTGATGATCAACACGCGCAGTGCCGACGGCACATTTGCACCCTCGACGATCAACCGGCTTTACCCTGGCCAGTGCTTCGGCGAGATGATTCTGCTCAACAGCGCCGCGCGCTCGGCCACGATCGAGGCGGTCGACCCCACCACGCTGATCGTGATGCACGAGGCCGATTTCCGCAATCTGTGCGAGGCCGACCCGCGGATTGGCTATGTGGTGATCCGCAACCTTGCGCAGGATCTGGCTTTCAAGCTGCGATCCTCGAACCTGCTGCTACGCGGCCAGATTCGCTGGCAGCACGATGAACTCGGCAAGCTCCATTCATCGTCGTAG
- a CDS encoding alpha/beta fold hydrolase, translating into MPLFDWLSRKHAAGGSATINGVELAYRDQGTGEAILLIHAFPLSSAMWEDQIDALSTRFRVIAPDLRGFGATARGSGLASLDQAADDLAALLDHLGLRQASVVGLSMGGYIAFALLRRHRQRVARLVLADTRAGADSDAARQGREQSAQLAEAQGADAVAEQMLPRLLSAGADPAVRAEVRAIIAANDRAGIAAAQRAMAARPDSLPLLATIAVPSLILVGSADVLTPPSEAQAMHQAIPGSRLIELADAGHLANLEAADAFSSAIEQFIAEPQALGRAGGGLAGTW; encoded by the coding sequence ATGCCACTATTCGACTGGCTATCGCGCAAGCACGCGGCCGGCGGCAGCGCCACGATTAACGGTGTCGAGCTGGCCTACCGCGACCAGGGCACGGGCGAGGCGATCCTGCTCATCCACGCGTTTCCGCTCAGCAGCGCCATGTGGGAAGATCAGATCGACGCGCTATCCACGCGCTTCCGCGTGATCGCGCCCGACCTGCGCGGCTTTGGTGCAACCGCACGCGGCAGTGGGCTGGCCAGCCTCGACCAGGCCGCCGACGACCTGGCGGCGCTGCTCGACCACCTGGGCCTGCGCCAGGCCAGCGTGGTCGGCCTCTCGATGGGCGGCTATATCGCCTTCGCGCTGCTGCGCCGCCACCGCCAGCGCGTCGCGCGGCTGGTGCTGGCCGACACGCGCGCCGGGGCCGATAGCGATGCGGCACGCCAGGGCCGCGAGCAGAGCGCGCAGCTGGCCGAGGCCCAGGGCGCCGATGCAGTCGCCGAGCAGATGCTGCCCAGGCTACTGTCGGCCGGCGCCGATCCGGCCGTGCGCGCCGAGGTGCGCGCGATCATCGCGGCCAACGACCGCGCCGGCATCGCCGCTGCGCAGCGGGCCATGGCCGCGCGGCCCGACTCGCTGCCGCTGCTGGCCACGATCGCGGTGCCAAGCTTGATTCTGGTTGGATCAGCCGACGTACTGACCCCGCCGAGCGAGGCCCAGGCCATGCACCAGGCCATCCCCGGCAGCCGGCTGATCGAGCTGGCCGACGCCGGCCACCTCGCGAATCTCGAGGCCGCCGACGCCTTTAGTAGCGCGATCGAGCAGTTTATCGCCGAGCCGCAGGCGCTCGGCCGGGCCGGCGGCGGGCTGGCCGGCACGTGGTAG
- a CDS encoding histidinol-phosphatase — MTNREIAAILFNISTILATRNGNPYRIRAYRRAALNLLRLRHSVADRVAAGRPLGLPGLGKSLTAKISTLARRDALLFYEALCDELPAQERDLIRLNVRGLGPTIAARIHHDLGNTDPASLRRAATTGRLQRVWGIGPKRAAAILDAIGGLEVRQERMEM; from the coding sequence ATGACCAACCGCGAAATTGCCGCGATTCTGTTCAACATTTCCACGATTCTGGCCACTCGCAACGGCAACCCCTACCGCATTCGCGCCTATCGCCGTGCTGCCCTGAATCTGCTGCGGCTGCGTCACTCGGTAGCCGACCGGGTGGCGGCCGGCCGGCCACTGGGCCTGCCCGGCCTGGGCAAGAGCCTGACAGCCAAGATTAGCACGTTGGCCCGGCGCGACGCGCTCCTGTTCTACGAAGCACTGTGCGACGAGCTGCCGGCCCAAGAGCGCGACCTGATCCGGCTCAACGTGCGCGGGCTTGGCCCAACGATCGCTGCACGCATTCACCACGACCTGGGCAACACCGACCCGGCCAGCCTGCGCCGGGCCGCCACCACCGGGCGCCTGCAGCGCGTCTGGGGCATCGGGCCGAAGCGCGCCGCCGCCATCCTCGATGCGATCGGCGGCCTGGAAGTGCGGCAAGAACGCATGGAGATGTGA
- a CDS encoding sortase: MRRNCWLLIMCLLVLLSACGLDAPAAEAPTALPAATSAPVPTDDPNLFRAEPSATSVPPTATSAPEPSATPAPAPTEALIVPPTQPPTAAPRPTAKPVVKPATPAPAAAPAAKIEPARLVIDDIGLDYRPVSVGLDRNNVPIVPNHDVGWYNLSAAPGQGDNIVFWGHVLRFRSAPKIAAPFARLKELKPGASVVVYDSSGAKHSYVITKQVWVTPDQVEYILPQGKEIVTLVSCIGDKVIQDGEVVDESHRLITIAELAT; the protein is encoded by the coding sequence ATGCGACGTAATTGTTGGCTCTTGATTATGTGCCTGCTCGTGCTGCTGAGCGCCTGCGGCTTAGATGCACCTGCGGCCGAGGCGCCTACAGCGCTGCCGGCGGCAACCAGCGCGCCAGTGCCAACCGACGACCCGAACCTCTTCCGGGCCGAGCCGAGCGCAACCAGCGTACCGCCGACCGCGACGAGCGCCCCTGAGCCGAGCGCAACACCGGCCCCGGCGCCGACCGAGGCGCTGATCGTGCCGCCAACCCAGCCGCCGACGGCGGCACCCAGGCCAACTGCCAAGCCAGTCGTCAAGCCGGCCACGCCAGCCCCGGCAGCCGCTCCGGCCGCGAAGATCGAGCCGGCCCGGCTAGTAATCGACGACATCGGCCTCGACTACCGCCCCGTGTCGGTTGGGCTCGACCGCAACAATGTGCCGATCGTGCCGAACCACGATGTGGGCTGGTATAACCTGAGCGCCGCGCCAGGCCAGGGCGACAACATTGTGTTCTGGGGCCACGTGCTGCGTTTCCGCAGCGCGCCGAAGATCGCCGCACCGTTCGCGCGGCTGAAAGAACTCAAGCCGGGCGCCAGCGTGGTGGTGTACGACAGCAGCGGCGCCAAGCACAGCTATGTGATCACCAAGCAAGTCTGGGTAACGCCCGACCAGGTCGAATACATCTTGCCGCAGGGCAAAGAGATCGTGACGCTGGTTTCGTGCATTGGCGACAAAGTGATCCAGGATGGCGAGGTCGTCGATGAAAGCCATCGCCTGATCACGATTGCCGAGCTGGCCACGTAG
- a CDS encoding DEAD/DEAH box helicase — translation MTTPPTTSFADLGLSEPTLRAIGELGYEEPTPIQARTIVKLLAGTDVIAQAQTGTGKTGAFALPIIERLVPELRAPQALVLTPTRELAVQVAEAFHAYGKFHQHVAILPVYGGQPIDRQLRALRGGVNVVVGTPGRLLDHIQRGTLKLDQVRTVVLDEADEMLDMGFIEDIEAILKETPDGRQTALFSATMPGPIAALAKKYMHDAERITIQAEHMTVPQVRQIYYEAGGRDKFEILARVLDFEMPTSAIIFCRTKSEVDSLGERLIARAFAAETLHGDLSQVQRDRVMQRFRTNQVELLVATDVAARGLDVEHVSHVINYDIPLDPEIYVHRIGRTGRAGRTGSAVTLVTPRERRQLHMIERMTGATIQRMRLPTIADVIARRRESFKETLRETINGGGLEPYQIMAEELGEEYSPTDLAAAAFKLLLDQSLLETEDTLAEQAQERFEDERDGRPRRSHTRDFGPSQGMIRLYIDVGRDDGVRPADIVGAIANEAGIPGRAIGAIELFERFALVEVPSSLAEKVLRALRHTTIRGRKIAPSVARPPRR, via the coding sequence GTGACAACACCCCCAACCACAAGTTTTGCCGATCTCGGGCTCAGCGAGCCGACCTTACGGGCGATCGGCGAGCTCGGCTACGAAGAGCCGACACCCATCCAGGCGCGCACGATTGTGAAGCTGCTGGCTGGCACCGACGTGATCGCCCAGGCGCAGACCGGCACAGGCAAGACCGGCGCGTTCGCGCTGCCGATCATCGAGCGGCTGGTGCCCGAGCTGCGCGCGCCCCAGGCGCTGGTGCTGACGCCGACGCGCGAGCTGGCGGTGCAAGTGGCCGAGGCGTTCCATGCCTATGGCAAGTTCCACCAGCATGTCGCCATTCTGCCGGTATATGGCGGCCAGCCGATCGATCGGCAGCTGCGCGCGCTGCGCGGTGGCGTGAACGTGGTGGTCGGCACGCCCGGCCGCCTGCTCGACCACATCCAGCGCGGCACGCTCAAGCTCGACCAGGTGCGCACTGTCGTGCTCGACGAGGCCGACGAGATGCTCGACATGGGCTTTATCGAGGATATCGAGGCGATTCTGAAGGAGACGCCCGACGGCCGCCAGACGGCGCTGTTCTCGGCCACGATGCCCGGCCCGATCGCCGCGCTGGCCAAGAAATATATGCACGACGCCGAGCGGATCACCATCCAGGCCGAGCATATGACGGTGCCGCAGGTGCGCCAGATCTACTACGAGGCCGGCGGGCGCGACAAGTTCGAGATCCTGGCGCGCGTGCTCGACTTCGAGATGCCCACCTCGGCGATTATCTTCTGCCGCACCAAGAGCGAGGTCGACTCGCTTGGCGAGCGGTTGATCGCGCGGGCCTTCGCGGCCGAGACGCTACATGGCGACTTGAGCCAGGTGCAGCGCGACCGCGTGATGCAGCGCTTCCGCACCAACCAGGTCGAGCTGCTGGTGGCCACCGATGTGGCCGCGCGCGGCCTTGATGTCGAGCATGTGTCGCATGTGATCAACTACGACATTCCGCTCGACCCCGAGATCTACGTCCACCGGATCGGCCGCACCGGCCGGGCCGGCCGCACCGGCAGCGCGGTGACGCTGGTGACGCCGCGCGAGCGCCGCCAGCTGCACATGATCGAGCGGATGACCGGCGCGACCATCCAGCGCATGCGGCTGCCGACGATCGCCGATGTGATCGCGCGCCGCCGCGAGAGCTTCAAAGAGACCTTGCGCGAGACGATCAACGGCGGTGGACTCGAGCCCTACCAGATCATGGCCGAGGAGCTGGGCGAGGAGTATAGCCCGACCGACCTGGCGGCGGCGGCCTTCAAGCTGCTGCTCGACCAGTCGCTGCTCGAGACCGAGGATACGCTGGCCGAGCAGGCCCAGGAGCGTTTCGAAGACGAGCGCGACGGCCGGCCGCGCCGCAGCCACACGCGCGACTTCGGGCCTAGCCAGGGCATGATTCGCCTGTACATCGACGTAGGCCGCGACGACGGCGTGCGCCCGGCCGATATTGTTGGCGCGATTGCCAACGAGGCCGGCATCCCTGGCCGCGCGATCGGCGCGATCGAGCTGTTCGAGCGCTTCGCACTGGTGGAAGTGCCAAGCAGCCTGGCCGAAAAAGTGCTGCGCGCGCTACGCCACACCACCATCCGCGGCCGCAAGATCGCCCCCAGCGTGGCCCGCCCGCCGCGGCGCTAA
- a CDS encoding GNAT family N-acetyltransferase, translating into MAELPSYRPASTFSLDALSTIITAAFAGYFYPTIVTPALLAQRIRAEQLDLQHSLVLWHADAPAGIAMLGLRGQQAWCGGFGITASLRGQQLAGGLATAMIEQARLAGAQALRLEVLVRNTPALRVYLRAGFQPRRDLLVLQWRRAAGAAAPEPTSGPVVVERDPRSLLAHFDRLHAAPAAWQRDLPALLVGANLAGLAILAADQPVAYLLYHTNSAGKHQVADLAAGHADLAQALLGALQQRSEQIFSVNEPADSPVTDAYRAAGFSEADRQHELWLELER; encoded by the coding sequence ATGGCCGAGTTACCCAGCTATCGCCCGGCGAGTACCTTCTCGCTCGACGCGCTTAGCACAATCATTACGGCTGCATTCGCGGGCTATTTCTACCCGACGATCGTGACGCCGGCGCTACTGGCCCAGCGCATCCGCGCCGAGCAGCTCGATCTGCAGCATTCGCTGGTGCTGTGGCACGCCGATGCCCCGGCCGGCATCGCTATGCTTGGCTTGCGCGGCCAACAGGCATGGTGCGGCGGGTTCGGCATTACCGCGTCATTGCGCGGCCAGCAGCTCGCCGGTGGGCTGGCCACCGCGATGATCGAGCAGGCCCGGCTGGCCGGCGCACAGGCTTTGCGGCTCGAGGTGCTGGTGCGCAACACGCCGGCACTGCGCGTGTATCTGCGCGCCGGCTTCCAGCCACGCCGCGATCTGCTGGTGCTGCAGTGGCGGCGTGCGGCTGGCGCGGCCGCGCCCGAGCCAACCAGCGGCCCGGTGGTGGTCGAGCGCGATCCACGCAGCTTGCTGGCACACTTCGACCGGCTGCACGCGGCGCCGGCGGCCTGGCAGCGCGATCTGCCGGCGCTGCTGGTAGGCGCCAACCTGGCTGGTCTGGCCATCCTCGCTGCCGATCAGCCGGTGGCATACTTGCTGTACCACACCAATTCTGCCGGCAAACATCAGGTCGCCGATCTAGCGGCCGGGCATGCCGATCTGGCGCAGGCGCTGCTTGGCGCGCTTCAGCAGCGCAGCGAGCAGATCTTCAGCGTGAACGAGCCGGCCGATAGCCCGGTAACCGACGCATATCGAGCCGCCGGCTTCAGCGAGGCCGATCGCCAGCACGAGCTGTGGCTCGAGCTAGAGCGCTAG